In the Sediminibacter sp. Hel_I_10 genome, one interval contains:
- a CDS encoding glycosyltransferase — protein sequence MKHYLITRFNLKNNTWNTKHSSSDPLTTKWLNARIKIFEKICFPSVKNQSHQNFVWLVCFDQNTPEEYHAQINQWEEELPCFKALFINGFDNLNKDINQFIKDDTSFKDQYIITTRLDNDDSIHQDFIKTIQAAFKPEPCTIDIQNGYQLILKSNGVYDLRLLNLAYNPFISVVSPINDLKNVLSEEHHFWKTYYKTIFIRKEPLWLQFVHGSNVLNRTFKFAKMTTDLNSKDFGLFEINLPNHYFTVLSYNVFTWPYRLFSKLKLIILKK from the coding sequence ATGAAACATTACTTGATTACGCGGTTTAATTTAAAGAATAACACTTGGAACACAAAACATTCAAGTTCGGACCCACTTACCACTAAGTGGCTTAACGCCCGAATAAAAATTTTTGAGAAAATTTGTTTCCCGTCTGTAAAAAATCAAAGTCATCAAAATTTTGTGTGGTTAGTTTGTTTTGATCAAAATACGCCCGAAGAATATCATGCACAAATAAATCAATGGGAAGAAGAATTGCCCTGTTTTAAAGCTTTATTTATAAACGGTTTTGATAATCTAAATAAAGACATCAATCAATTTATTAAAGATGACACATCCTTTAAAGACCAATATATCATTACGACACGATTAGATAATGATGATAGTATTCATCAAGATTTTATTAAAACTATACAAGCAGCATTCAAACCAGAACCATGCACCATAGATATACAAAACGGATATCAGTTGATTTTAAAATCAAATGGAGTCTATGACTTAAGGTTATTAAACCTTGCTTATAATCCTTTTATCAGTGTGGTTAGCCCTATCAATGATCTCAAAAATGTATTATCTGAAGAGCACCACTTTTGGAAAACATATTACAAAACAATATTTATAAGAAAGGAACCTTTATGGCTTCAATTTGTCCATGGCAGTAATGTTTTAAATAGAACATTTAAATTTGCAAAAATGACGACAGATCTTAATTCGAAAGATTTCGGTCTTTTTGAAATAAATCTGCCAAATCACTACTTTACAGTTTTATCTTACAACGTATTCACTTGGCCTTATCGCTTATTTTCAAAATTAAAGTTAATCATTCTCAAAAAATGA
- a CDS encoding sulfotransferase domain-containing protein: MEHKLKKINLFIPGAAKSGTSSLHELLKLHPEINMSKNKEPHFLASSAENLKSNEHIETYLSNFNLSKKFKYHGESSTGYFYFKSFKDNFKKIGNPDAKFIIILRNPIDRTFSHYNYLKSLGSENLTLKEAVLKDHQKEPSPLDVLPELIIKNYYQYSLYGKWLTLFSENINVENIKVILFEDLKSKPLETLNTCFTFLGLHQLETIPDIASNKTVKIRFPKLYRNIRIFAFNESKFRNIIKYFLPVKWRRAHKKRITEMLLELMKTNKKLALITTEEREWLFDLYKHDVIKLKQLTGLQFQEWQDFNKR; encoded by the coding sequence ATGGAACATAAGTTGAAGAAAATAAATTTATTTATTCCAGGTGCAGCTAAATCAGGAACCAGTTCATTGCACGAACTATTAAAACTTCATCCTGAAATTAATATGTCTAAAAATAAAGAACCTCATTTTCTTGCATCTTCTGCTGAAAATTTGAAGTCTAATGAACATATCGAAACGTACCTTTCTAACTTTAATCTTTCAAAGAAATTTAAATATCATGGAGAATCTAGCACAGGTTACTTTTACTTCAAATCATTTAAAGATAATTTTAAAAAGATAGGGAATCCTGATGCTAAATTTATTATCATACTCAGAAATCCTATTGACAGGACTTTCTCTCATTACAACTACTTAAAAAGTCTAGGAAGTGAAAATTTAACTTTAAAGGAAGCGGTTTTAAAGGACCATCAAAAGGAACCATCCCCTTTAGATGTATTACCAGAGTTAATTATTAAAAACTATTATCAATATAGTTTATACGGCAAATGGCTTACTCTTTTTTCTGAAAATATAAACGTTGAAAATATCAAGGTGATTCTATTTGAAGATTTAAAAAGCAAACCATTGGAAACTCTAAATACCTGCTTTACATTTTTAGGATTGCACCAACTTGAAACTATCCCTGATATCGCCTCTAATAAAACCGTAAAAATCCGCTTCCCAAAACTTTATAGAAATATTAGAATTTTCGCTTTCAACGAAAGTAAATTTAGGAATATTATAAAATATTTTCTACCGGTTAAATGGAGAAGAGCCCACAAAAAAAGAATAACAGAGATGTTGTTAGAACTCATGAAAACCAATAAAAAATTGGCTTTAATAACTACTGAAGAACGCGAATGGCTGTTTGATCTTTATAAACATGATGTTATCAAACTGAAACAGTTGACTGGTCTTCAATTTCAAGAATGGCAAGATTTTAACAAGCGCTAA
- a CDS encoding O-antigen translocase — protein sequence MNFFKTSILSGFNTVITMALGLITNKFIAVFIGSEGFAIIGQLKDFLKIGLSLGQLGFDRGIVKYTSAHKNSSERLSKYLSTIFISQLVISGCIALLIILFHNKLLNYLTGLENYSMYFILIGLSIVPMVLYTSGMSALNGLHEIKKFTLISVIANVIGSGLALILIYKYQLKGVLINLAVIQFINFFVFIVLTIGKPFQRNWFQHKFQKKEFKNLARFSLMSIVGTLVLSLTLIAIRKYISFYLGLDYTGYWEALWRLSVIFVTVLTSAFGFYLLPTFSKLYTKHLKKEIFNIWKITVPVSIFAGIALIIFREFVINLIYSKEFLIISGVLIFQVIGDIIKINSWILGNIILAKVQVKTFIAVQIGWSIAFFTLSIILTQKVGFVGIGMAYLISYILHFLFMNIYFKKLLWRKSISV from the coding sequence ATGAACTTTTTTAAAACTTCAATATTATCAGGTTTCAATACGGTCATTACCATGGCTTTAGGATTGATCACTAATAAATTTATAGCCGTTTTTATTGGGTCTGAAGGTTTTGCAATTATTGGTCAACTAAAAGATTTTCTAAAAATTGGTCTATCCCTCGGCCAGTTAGGGTTTGATCGTGGGATTGTAAAGTATACATCTGCCCACAAAAACTCAAGTGAAAGACTTTCTAAATACCTCAGCACTATATTTATAAGCCAACTTGTTATTTCTGGCTGTATTGCCCTACTCATCATATTATTTCACAACAAACTCCTAAATTATCTTACTGGATTAGAAAACTACTCCATGTATTTTATTCTAATTGGATTAAGTATCGTTCCGATGGTCTTATATACCTCAGGAATGTCAGCTCTAAATGGACTGCACGAAATTAAAAAATTCACGCTAATTTCTGTTATAGCCAACGTCATCGGTTCTGGTTTAGCTTTAATATTAATCTATAAATATCAGTTAAAAGGGGTACTCATAAATTTAGCCGTTATTCAATTTATTAATTTTTTCGTTTTTATCGTTTTAACTATAGGCAAGCCCTTTCAGCGTAATTGGTTTCAACATAAATTTCAAAAAAAAGAGTTCAAAAATCTGGCAAGATTTTCTTTGATGAGTATTGTTGGCACTCTCGTACTCTCTTTAACACTTATTGCAATAAGAAAATACATAAGCTTTTATTTGGGGTTGGATTACACAGGCTATTGGGAAGCTCTATGGAGACTCTCGGTCATTTTTGTTACCGTACTCACCTCTGCCTTTGGGTTTTATTTGCTACCGACGTTCTCAAAACTCTACACGAAACATCTAAAAAAAGAGATTTTTAATATTTGGAAAATAACAGTTCCTGTATCTATATTTGCAGGCATTGCACTTATAATTTTTAGAGAATTTGTTATCAATCTTATCTATTCAAAAGAATTTTTAATAATCTCTGGTGTACTTATTTTTCAAGTTATAGGAGATATCATCAAGATCAATAGCTGGATTCTAGGGAATATTATCTTAGCGAAAGTACAAGTAAAAACTTTTATAGCCGTTCAAATAGGATGGAGTATAGCATTCTTTACATTGAGTATAATTCTTACTCAAAAAGTTGGTTTTGTTGGCATAGGTATGGCTTATTTAATATCATATATCCTACATTTTTTATTCATGAACATTTATTTCAAAAAATTGCTCTGGAGAAAATCAATAAGCGTTTAA